One segment of Polyodon spathula isolate WHYD16114869_AA chromosome 20, ASM1765450v1, whole genome shotgun sequence DNA contains the following:
- the LOC121295185 gene encoding C1GALT1-specific chaperone 1-like, whose product MISEGSSFIKGMLLGGIFCAAVTLLGDFNKGHQSTTDHHHHHIQAPSEEELLKLPEPKRLELSQHIRVYCAILVQPRELSYWAAVVDTWSKHCDKAEFYTSEDVKVFRAVSLDTKDQWLMLRNALKHAYANGKGYSWYFVALPSTFAIIENLKYFLLNKDPSQPFYIGHTVKSGELEYAELEGGVVLSVEALRRLVGVFSDDIKCPEQGRALWKLTEEKELAVCLKYTGVFAENAEDSEGKEVFNTKSVSTLIKEALAKKPQEVVNGCCSDVAITFHGQSPNHMQVLMYGVYRLRPYGHTFHDSLIFLPPVDSDND is encoded by the coding sequence ATGATTTCAGAAGGCAGCTCCTTCATAAAGGGGATGTTGCTGGGGGGAATCTTCTGCGCAGCAGTAACCCTGTTAGGGGATTTCAACAAGGGGCATCAGTCAACCACagaccaccatcaccaccacatCCAGGCGCCAAGCGAGGAGGAACTGCTAAAGCTTCCCGAGCCCAAGAGGTTAGAGCTGAGCCAGCACATCCGCGTGTACTGCGCCATCCTCGTGCAGCCCAGAGAGCTCTCCTACTGGGCAGCTGTGGTGGATACCTGGAGCAAGCACTGTGACAAGGCGGAGTTCTACACCTCCGAAGACGTCAAGGTGTTCCGCGCTGTCAGCCTTGACACCAAAGACCAGTGGCTCATGCTGAGGAACGCTCTGAAACATGCATACGCCAACGGCAAGGGCTACAGCTGGTACTTTGTGGCACTCCCCTCCACGTTTGCGATTATCGAGAACCTGAAATACTTCCTTTTGAATAAGGACCCCAGCCAGCCCTTCTACATCGGACACACTGTTAAATCGGGGGAGCTGGAGTACGCTGAGCTTGAGGGCGGTGTGGTGCTGAGCGTTGAAGCCCTCAGGAGGCTGGTGGGGGTGTTCAGCGACGATATCAAGTGCCCCGAACAGGGCCGCGCTCTTTGGAAACTGACTGAGGAAAAGGAGCTGGCTGTGTGTCTGAAGTACACAGGCGTGTTCGCGGAGAACGCAGAGGACTCGGAAGGAAAGGAGGTTTTCAACACCAAATCGGTCAGCACTCTTATTAAAGAGGCACTGGCTAAGAAACCCCAGGAGGTGGTGAACGGCTGCTGCTCTGACGTAGCCATCACCTTCCACGGCCAGTCTCCGAACCACATGCAGGTCCTCATGTACGGGGTCTACAGACTCCGTCCCTACGGGCACACGTTCCACGATTCCTTGATATTTTTGCCTCCAGTTGATTCCGACAATGACTAA
- the LOC121295186 gene encoding chloride intracellular channel protein 2-like, which produces MALRRSDQKKEPNIELFIKAGLDGENIGHCPFCQRLFMVLWLKGVKFTVTTVDMKKKPEELKDLAPGTNPPFLLYNGELKTDFLKIEEFLEQTLAPPRYPHLSPQNKESFDVGSDIFAKFSAYIKNSSANTNFEKALLKEFKRLDDYLQTPLPEEIDPNSTEDLLVSRRKFLDGDRLTLADCNLLPKLHVIQIAAKKYCDFEIPTHFTGVLRYLENASQRDEFSHTCPANEEIERAYAFAANKTK; this is translated from the exons CGGAGAGAATATTGGGCACTGCCCGTTCTGCCAGCGTCTCTTCATGGTTCTGTGGCTTAAAGGAGTTAAGTTCACCGTAACCACCGTTGATATGAAAAA GAAACCAGAAGAACTCAAGGACTTGGCACCCGGGACCAACCCCCCTTTCCTCCTGTACAACGGAGAGCTCAAAACCGACTTCCTGAAGATCGAAGAGTTTCTGGAGCAGACTCTTGCGCCCCCTAG gtATCCTCACCTCAGCCCACAGAATAAGGAGTCCTTTGATGTTGGCAGTGATATCTTTGCCAAGTTCTCCGCATACATCAAGAACAGCTCAGCAAACACAA ATTTCGAGAAGGCTCTGCTGAAGGAGTTCAAGCGGCTCGATGACTACCTGCAGACCCCACTCCCCGAGGAGATCGACCCCAACAGCACCGAAGACCTGCTCGTCTCCCGGAGGAAGTTCCTGGACGGAGACCGGCTGACCCTGGCGGACTGCAACCTGCTGCCCAAACTGCACGTCATCCAG ATAGCGGCTAAGAAATACTGTGATTTCGAAATCCCGACTCACTTCACGGGGGTGTTGCGCTACCTAGAGAACGCCTCACAGAGGGACGAGTTCAGTCACACCTGCCCTGCCAATGAAGAGATCGAGCGGGCGTACGCCTTCGCAGCAAACAAGACGAAATGA